The following proteins are co-located in the Peromyscus maniculatus bairdii isolate BWxNUB_F1_BW_parent chromosome 23, HU_Pman_BW_mat_3.1, whole genome shotgun sequence genome:
- the Lrch4 gene encoding leucine-rich repeat and calponin homology domain-containing protein 4 isoform X2 produces MAAVVAGPLAAGGEEAAAAVSVPGSPGLPGSRSAERALEEAVATGTLNLSNRRLKHFPRGAARSYDLSDITQADLSRNRFPEVPEAACQLVSLEGLSLYHNCLRCLNPALGNLTALTYLNLSRNQLSSLPPYICQLPLRVLIVSNNKLGALPPDISTLGSLRQLDVSSNELQSLPVELCSLRALRDLNVRRNQLSALPDELGDLPLVRLDFSCNRVSRIPVSFCRLRHLQVILLDSNPLQSPPAQICLKGKLHIFKYLTMEAGRGAALGDLVPSRPPSFSPCPAEDLFPGRRYDGGLDSGFHSVDSGSKRWSGNESTDDFSELSFRISELAREPRGPRHQRDDGPGDGDPEQIDFIDNHVPGEEEERGAAEEQLPAELSLVADVEKTWGSRREEPAGEERRRPDTLQLWQERERRQQQQQQSGGVLKRGIRAAGASSSAAQAASNGPPKSSATQLGVSGGQGAPTPPPVSQDSIPVSGPVTAPVPRPLGSIQRPNSFLFRSSSQSGSGPSSPESVVRSRPFPQTLDEKELMSQLRQILESRLQQPLPEDLAEALANGVILCQLANQLRPRSVPFIHVPSPAVPKLSALKSRKNVESFLEACRKMGVPEADLCSPSDLLRGTTQGLRTILGAVILVGGKAPLPVPPSSSLGGFLLFYVVSMLLLYVVYTRLLGS; encoded by the exons ATGGCGGCGGTGGTAGCGGGCCCACTGGCCGCCGGGGGTGAGGAAGCTGCAGCTGCCGTCTCCGTGCCAGGGTCTCCTGGTCTGCCCGGGAGCCGCAGCGCAGAGCGAGCCCTAGAGGAGGCGGTGGCCACCGGGACGCTGAACTTGTCCAACCGGCGTTTGAAGCACTTCCCGCGGGGCGCGGCCCGCAGTTACGACCTGTCAGACATCACCCAGGCTG ACTTGTCTCGGAACCGGTTTCCCGAGGTGCCTGAGGCCGCGTGCCAGCTGGTGTCCCTGGAAGGCCTGAGCCTCTACCACAATTGCCTGAGATGCCTGAACCCAGCCCTGGGGAATCTCACAGCCCTCACCTACCTCAACCTCAG ccGGAACCAGCTCTCCTCCTTGCCACCCTACATCTGCCAGCTGCCCCTTCGAGTACTTATCGTCAGCAACAACAAGCTAGGAGCCCTGCCTCCAGACATCAGCACCTTAGGAAGCCTGCGGCAGCTT GACGTGAGCAGCAATGAGCTGCAGTCTCTCCCGGTGGAGCTGTGTAGCCTCCGCGCCCTGCGGGATCTCAACGTTCGGAGGAACCAGCTCAGTGCCCTGCCTGATG AGCTGGGGGACCTTCCTCTGGTCCGCCTGGATTTCTCCTGTAACCGTGTCTCCCGAATCCCGGTCTCCTTCTGCCGCCTCAGGCACCTGCAGGTCATTCTGCTGGATAGCAACCCCCTCCAGAGCCCgcctgcccag ATCTGTCTGAAGGGGAAACTTCACATCTTCAAGTACTTAACGATGGAGGCCGGTCGGGGAGCTGCCCTCGGGGACCTGGTCCCTTCCCGCCCCCCAAGTTTTAGTCCTTG CCCTGCCGAGGACTTATTTCCGGGACGCCGGTATGATGGTGGCCTGGACTCCGGCTTCCACAGTGTTGACAGCGGCAGCAAGCGGTGGTCAGGAAACGAG TCCACAGATGATTTTTCAGAGCTGTCCTTCCGGATCTCAGAGTTGGCCCGGGAGCCCCGGGGGCCCAGACACCAGAGGGACGACGGCCCTG GCGATGGAGACCCGGAGCAGATTGACTTTATTGACAACCATGTtcctggggaagaggaagagcggGGTGCAGCTGAG GAGCAGCTGCCTGCTGAGTTGAGCCTTGTGGCAGATGTGGAGAAGACATGGGGCAGCAG GCGGGAGGAGCCTGCAGGGGAGGAGAGGCGGCGCCCAGACACTTTGCAGCTGTGGCAGGAGCGCGAgcggaggcagcagcagcagcagcagagtggggg TGTCCTTAAGCGGGGGATCAGAGCCGCGGGCGCCTCGTCCTCGGCCGCGCAGGCCGCCTCCAA tggcCCACCGAAGTCCAGTGCTACCCAGCTAGGAGTTTCAGGGGGGCAGGGAGCTCCCACACCGCCCCCCGTCTCCCAGGACTCCATTCCTGTATCTGGACCAG TGACAGCTCCTGTTCCCAGGCCGCTGGGCTCCATTCAGAGACCAAACAGCTTCCTCTTCCGTTCATCCTCTCAGAGCGGCTCTG GCCCTTCCTCTCCAGAGTCCGTTGTGAGATCGCGGCCGTTTCCTCAGACTCTGGACGAGAAGGAGCTAATGTCCCAACTTCGCCAG ATCCTGGAGTCCCGGCTGCAGCAGCCCCTGCCTGAGGACCTGGCAGAGGCCCTCGCCAACGGGGTCATCCTCTGCCAGCTAGCCAACCAGCTGCGGCCCCGCTCTGTCCCCTTCATTCATGTGCCCTCACCTGCTGTG CCAAAGCTCAGTGCCCTCAAGTCTCGGAAGAACGTGGAGAGTTTCTTAGAAGCCTGTCGAAAAATGGGTGTGCCTGAG gCTGACCTGTGCTCGCCCTCGGATCTCCTCCGGGGCACCACCCAGGGGCTGCGGACCATACTGGGGGCTGTGATCCTGGTGGGGGGCAAGGCCCCCCTCCCAGTCCCGCCCTCCTCCAGTCTGGgtggcttcctcctcttctacGTGGTCTCCATGCTGCTGCTCTATGTCGTCTACACTCGGCTCCTGGGCTCCTAG
- the Lrch4 gene encoding leucine-rich repeat and calponin homology domain-containing protein 4 isoform X3 gives MAAVVAGPLAAGGEEAAAAVSVPGSPGLPGSRSAERALEEAVATGTLNLSNRRLKHFPRGAARSYDLSDITQADLSRNRFPEVPEAACQLVSLEGLSLYHNCLRCLNPALGNLTALTYLNLSRNQLSSLPPYICQLPLRVLIVSNNKLGALPPDISTLGSLRQLDVSSNELQSLPVELCSLRALRDLNVRRNQLSALPDGRGRSTICKAWRWGAGCSMDAVRKTNSRAAGRTRAVVTHLPIVLPLSAPSASAVHLPSLHLQVILLDSNPLQSPPAQICLKGKLHIFKYLTMEAGRGAALGDLVPSRPPSFSPCPAEDLFPGRRYDGGLDSGFHSVDSGSKRWSGNESTDDFSELSFRISELAREPRGPRHQRDDGPGDGDPEQIDFIDNHVPGEEEERGAAEEQLPAELSLVADVEKTWGSRREEPAGEERRRPDTLQLWQERERRQQQQQQSGGVLKRGIRAAGASSSAAQAASNGPPKSSATQLGVSGGQGAPTPPPVSQDSIPVSGPVTAPVPRPLGSIQRPNSFLFRSSSQSGSGPSSPESVVRSRPFPQTLDEKELMSQLRQILESRLQQPLPEDLAEALANGVILCQLANQLRPRSVPFIHVPSPAVPKLSALKSRKNVESFLEACRKMGVPEESLCQPHHILDEEGAPGRGLPHIAAVLHALLEQP, from the exons ATGGCGGCGGTGGTAGCGGGCCCACTGGCCGCCGGGGGTGAGGAAGCTGCAGCTGCCGTCTCCGTGCCAGGGTCTCCTGGTCTGCCCGGGAGCCGCAGCGCAGAGCGAGCCCTAGAGGAGGCGGTGGCCACCGGGACGCTGAACTTGTCCAACCGGCGTTTGAAGCACTTCCCGCGGGGCGCGGCCCGCAGTTACGACCTGTCAGACATCACCCAGGCTG ACTTGTCTCGGAACCGGTTTCCCGAGGTGCCTGAGGCCGCGTGCCAGCTGGTGTCCCTGGAAGGCCTGAGCCTCTACCACAATTGCCTGAGATGCCTGAACCCAGCCCTGGGGAATCTCACAGCCCTCACCTACCTCAACCTCAG ccGGAACCAGCTCTCCTCCTTGCCACCCTACATCTGCCAGCTGCCCCTTCGAGTACTTATCGTCAGCAACAACAAGCTAGGAGCCCTGCCTCCAGACATCAGCACCTTAGGAAGCCTGCGGCAGCTT GACGTGAGCAGCAATGAGCTGCAGTCTCTCCCGGTGGAGCTGTGTAGCCTCCGCGCCCTGCGGGATCTCAACGTTCGGAGGAACCAGCTCAGTGCCCTGCCTGATG gcagaggaaggagcaCCATATGCAAGGCATGGAGATGGGGAGCAGGATGCAGCATGGATGCAGTCAGAAAGACAAACTCGAGGGCGGCAGGAAGAACAAGAGCAGTGGTCACCCACTTACCCATTGTCCTgcctctttctgccccttctgcctctgccgtCCACCTGCCAAGTCT GCACCTGCAGGTCATTCTGCTGGATAGCAACCCCCTCCAGAGCCCgcctgcccag ATCTGTCTGAAGGGGAAACTTCACATCTTCAAGTACTTAACGATGGAGGCCGGTCGGGGAGCTGCCCTCGGGGACCTGGTCCCTTCCCGCCCCCCAAGTTTTAGTCCTTG CCCTGCCGAGGACTTATTTCCGGGACGCCGGTATGATGGTGGCCTGGACTCCGGCTTCCACAGTGTTGACAGCGGCAGCAAGCGGTGGTCAGGAAACGAG TCCACAGATGATTTTTCAGAGCTGTCCTTCCGGATCTCAGAGTTGGCCCGGGAGCCCCGGGGGCCCAGACACCAGAGGGACGACGGCCCTG GCGATGGAGACCCGGAGCAGATTGACTTTATTGACAACCATGTtcctggggaagaggaagagcggGGTGCAGCTGAG GAGCAGCTGCCTGCTGAGTTGAGCCTTGTGGCAGATGTGGAGAAGACATGGGGCAGCAG GCGGGAGGAGCCTGCAGGGGAGGAGAGGCGGCGCCCAGACACTTTGCAGCTGTGGCAGGAGCGCGAgcggaggcagcagcagcagcagcagagtggggg TGTCCTTAAGCGGGGGATCAGAGCCGCGGGCGCCTCGTCCTCGGCCGCGCAGGCCGCCTCCAA tggcCCACCGAAGTCCAGTGCTACCCAGCTAGGAGTTTCAGGGGGGCAGGGAGCTCCCACACCGCCCCCCGTCTCCCAGGACTCCATTCCTGTATCTGGACCAG TGACAGCTCCTGTTCCCAGGCCGCTGGGCTCCATTCAGAGACCAAACAGCTTCCTCTTCCGTTCATCCTCTCAGAGCGGCTCTG GCCCTTCCTCTCCAGAGTCCGTTGTGAGATCGCGGCCGTTTCCTCAGACTCTGGACGAGAAGGAGCTAATGTCCCAACTTCGCCAG ATCCTGGAGTCCCGGCTGCAGCAGCCCCTGCCTGAGGACCTGGCAGAGGCCCTCGCCAACGGGGTCATCCTCTGCCAGCTAGCCAACCAGCTGCGGCCCCGCTCTGTCCCCTTCATTCATGTGCCCTCACCTGCTGTG CCAAAGCTCAGTGCCCTCAAGTCTCGGAAGAACGTGGAGAGTTTCTTAGAAGCCTGTCGAAAAATGGGTGTGCCTGAG gagTCCCTGTGCCAGCCCCACCACATCCTGGACGAGGAGGGGGCCCCTGGAAGGGGCCTCCCTCACATCGCTGCTGTCCTCCACGCACTTCTGGAACAGCCTTAG
- the Lrch4 gene encoding leucine-rich repeat and calponin homology domain-containing protein 4 isoform X1 — MAAVVAGPLAAGGEEAAAAVSVPGSPGLPGSRSAERALEEAVATGTLNLSNRRLKHFPRGAARSYDLSDITQADLSRNRFPEVPEAACQLVSLEGLSLYHNCLRCLNPALGNLTALTYLNLSRNQLSSLPPYICQLPLRVLIVSNNKLGALPPDISTLGSLRQLDVSSNELQSLPVELCSLRALRDLNVRRNQLSALPDGRGRSTICKAWRWGAGCSMDAVRKTNSRAAGRTRAVVTHLPIVLPLSAPSASAVHLPSLHLQVILLDSNPLQSPPAQICLKGKLHIFKYLTMEAGRGAALGDLVPSRPPSFSPCPAEDLFPGRRYDGGLDSGFHSVDSGSKRWSGNESTDDFSELSFRISELAREPRGPRHQRDDGPGDGDPEQIDFIDNHVPGEEEERGAAEEQLPAELSLVADVEKTWGSRREEPAGEERRRPDTLQLWQERERRQQQQQQSGGVLKRGIRAAGASSSAAQAASNGPPKSSATQLGVSGGQGAPTPPPVSQDSIPVSGPVTAPVPRPLGSIQRPNSFLFRSSSQSGSGPSSPESVVRSRPFPQTLDEKELMSQLRQILESRLQQPLPEDLAEALANGVILCQLANQLRPRSVPFIHVPSPAVPKLSALKSRKNVESFLEACRKMGVPEADLCSPSDLLRGTTQGLRTILGAVILVGGKAPLPVPPSSSLGGFLLFYVVSMLLLYVVYTRLLGS; from the exons ATGGCGGCGGTGGTAGCGGGCCCACTGGCCGCCGGGGGTGAGGAAGCTGCAGCTGCCGTCTCCGTGCCAGGGTCTCCTGGTCTGCCCGGGAGCCGCAGCGCAGAGCGAGCCCTAGAGGAGGCGGTGGCCACCGGGACGCTGAACTTGTCCAACCGGCGTTTGAAGCACTTCCCGCGGGGCGCGGCCCGCAGTTACGACCTGTCAGACATCACCCAGGCTG ACTTGTCTCGGAACCGGTTTCCCGAGGTGCCTGAGGCCGCGTGCCAGCTGGTGTCCCTGGAAGGCCTGAGCCTCTACCACAATTGCCTGAGATGCCTGAACCCAGCCCTGGGGAATCTCACAGCCCTCACCTACCTCAACCTCAG ccGGAACCAGCTCTCCTCCTTGCCACCCTACATCTGCCAGCTGCCCCTTCGAGTACTTATCGTCAGCAACAACAAGCTAGGAGCCCTGCCTCCAGACATCAGCACCTTAGGAAGCCTGCGGCAGCTT GACGTGAGCAGCAATGAGCTGCAGTCTCTCCCGGTGGAGCTGTGTAGCCTCCGCGCCCTGCGGGATCTCAACGTTCGGAGGAACCAGCTCAGTGCCCTGCCTGATG gcagaggaaggagcaCCATATGCAAGGCATGGAGATGGGGAGCAGGATGCAGCATGGATGCAGTCAGAAAGACAAACTCGAGGGCGGCAGGAAGAACAAGAGCAGTGGTCACCCACTTACCCATTGTCCTgcctctttctgccccttctgcctctgccgtCCACCTGCCAAGTCT GCACCTGCAGGTCATTCTGCTGGATAGCAACCCCCTCCAGAGCCCgcctgcccag ATCTGTCTGAAGGGGAAACTTCACATCTTCAAGTACTTAACGATGGAGGCCGGTCGGGGAGCTGCCCTCGGGGACCTGGTCCCTTCCCGCCCCCCAAGTTTTAGTCCTTG CCCTGCCGAGGACTTATTTCCGGGACGCCGGTATGATGGTGGCCTGGACTCCGGCTTCCACAGTGTTGACAGCGGCAGCAAGCGGTGGTCAGGAAACGAG TCCACAGATGATTTTTCAGAGCTGTCCTTCCGGATCTCAGAGTTGGCCCGGGAGCCCCGGGGGCCCAGACACCAGAGGGACGACGGCCCTG GCGATGGAGACCCGGAGCAGATTGACTTTATTGACAACCATGTtcctggggaagaggaagagcggGGTGCAGCTGAG GAGCAGCTGCCTGCTGAGTTGAGCCTTGTGGCAGATGTGGAGAAGACATGGGGCAGCAG GCGGGAGGAGCCTGCAGGGGAGGAGAGGCGGCGCCCAGACACTTTGCAGCTGTGGCAGGAGCGCGAgcggaggcagcagcagcagcagcagagtggggg TGTCCTTAAGCGGGGGATCAGAGCCGCGGGCGCCTCGTCCTCGGCCGCGCAGGCCGCCTCCAA tggcCCACCGAAGTCCAGTGCTACCCAGCTAGGAGTTTCAGGGGGGCAGGGAGCTCCCACACCGCCCCCCGTCTCCCAGGACTCCATTCCTGTATCTGGACCAG TGACAGCTCCTGTTCCCAGGCCGCTGGGCTCCATTCAGAGACCAAACAGCTTCCTCTTCCGTTCATCCTCTCAGAGCGGCTCTG GCCCTTCCTCTCCAGAGTCCGTTGTGAGATCGCGGCCGTTTCCTCAGACTCTGGACGAGAAGGAGCTAATGTCCCAACTTCGCCAG ATCCTGGAGTCCCGGCTGCAGCAGCCCCTGCCTGAGGACCTGGCAGAGGCCCTCGCCAACGGGGTCATCCTCTGCCAGCTAGCCAACCAGCTGCGGCCCCGCTCTGTCCCCTTCATTCATGTGCCCTCACCTGCTGTG CCAAAGCTCAGTGCCCTCAAGTCTCGGAAGAACGTGGAGAGTTTCTTAGAAGCCTGTCGAAAAATGGGTGTGCCTGAG gCTGACCTGTGCTCGCCCTCGGATCTCCTCCGGGGCACCACCCAGGGGCTGCGGACCATACTGGGGGCTGTGATCCTGGTGGGGGGCAAGGCCCCCCTCCCAGTCCCGCCCTCCTCCAGTCTGGgtggcttcctcctcttctacGTGGTCTCCATGCTGCTGCTCTATGTCGTCTACACTCGGCTCCTGGGCTCCTAG
- the Lrch4 gene encoding leucine-rich repeat and calponin homology domain-containing protein 4 isoform X4, translating into MAAVVAGPLAAGGEEAAAAVSVPGSPGLPGSRSAERALEEAVATGTLNLSNRRLKHFPRGAARSYDLSDITQADLSRNRFPEVPEAACQLVSLEGLSLYHNCLRCLNPALGNLTALTYLNLSRNQLSSLPPYICQLPLRVLIVSNNKLGALPPDISTLGSLRQLDVSSNELQSLPVELCSLRALRDLNVRRNQLSALPDELGDLPLVRLDFSCNRVSRIPVSFCRLRHLQVILLDSNPLQSPPAQICLKGKLHIFKYLTMEAGRGAALGDLVPSRPPSFSPCPAEDLFPGRRYDGGLDSGFHSVDSGSKRWSGNESTDDFSELSFRISELAREPRGPRHQRDDGPGDGDPEQIDFIDNHVPGEEEERGAAEEQLPAELSLVADVEKTWGSRREEPAGEERRRPDTLQLWQERERRQQQQQQSGGVLKRGIRAAGASSSAAQAASNGPPKSSATQLGVSGGQGAPTPPPVSQDSIPVSGPVTAPVPRPLGSIQRPNSFLFRSSSQSGSGPSSPESVVRSRPFPQTLDEKELMSQLRQILESRLQQPLPEDLAEALANGVILCQLANQLRPRSVPFIHVPSPAVPKLSALKSRKNVESFLEACRKMGVPEESLCQPHHILDEEGAPGRGLPHIAAVLHALLEQP; encoded by the exons ATGGCGGCGGTGGTAGCGGGCCCACTGGCCGCCGGGGGTGAGGAAGCTGCAGCTGCCGTCTCCGTGCCAGGGTCTCCTGGTCTGCCCGGGAGCCGCAGCGCAGAGCGAGCCCTAGAGGAGGCGGTGGCCACCGGGACGCTGAACTTGTCCAACCGGCGTTTGAAGCACTTCCCGCGGGGCGCGGCCCGCAGTTACGACCTGTCAGACATCACCCAGGCTG ACTTGTCTCGGAACCGGTTTCCCGAGGTGCCTGAGGCCGCGTGCCAGCTGGTGTCCCTGGAAGGCCTGAGCCTCTACCACAATTGCCTGAGATGCCTGAACCCAGCCCTGGGGAATCTCACAGCCCTCACCTACCTCAACCTCAG ccGGAACCAGCTCTCCTCCTTGCCACCCTACATCTGCCAGCTGCCCCTTCGAGTACTTATCGTCAGCAACAACAAGCTAGGAGCCCTGCCTCCAGACATCAGCACCTTAGGAAGCCTGCGGCAGCTT GACGTGAGCAGCAATGAGCTGCAGTCTCTCCCGGTGGAGCTGTGTAGCCTCCGCGCCCTGCGGGATCTCAACGTTCGGAGGAACCAGCTCAGTGCCCTGCCTGATG AGCTGGGGGACCTTCCTCTGGTCCGCCTGGATTTCTCCTGTAACCGTGTCTCCCGAATCCCGGTCTCCTTCTGCCGCCTCAGGCACCTGCAGGTCATTCTGCTGGATAGCAACCCCCTCCAGAGCCCgcctgcccag ATCTGTCTGAAGGGGAAACTTCACATCTTCAAGTACTTAACGATGGAGGCCGGTCGGGGAGCTGCCCTCGGGGACCTGGTCCCTTCCCGCCCCCCAAGTTTTAGTCCTTG CCCTGCCGAGGACTTATTTCCGGGACGCCGGTATGATGGTGGCCTGGACTCCGGCTTCCACAGTGTTGACAGCGGCAGCAAGCGGTGGTCAGGAAACGAG TCCACAGATGATTTTTCAGAGCTGTCCTTCCGGATCTCAGAGTTGGCCCGGGAGCCCCGGGGGCCCAGACACCAGAGGGACGACGGCCCTG GCGATGGAGACCCGGAGCAGATTGACTTTATTGACAACCATGTtcctggggaagaggaagagcggGGTGCAGCTGAG GAGCAGCTGCCTGCTGAGTTGAGCCTTGTGGCAGATGTGGAGAAGACATGGGGCAGCAG GCGGGAGGAGCCTGCAGGGGAGGAGAGGCGGCGCCCAGACACTTTGCAGCTGTGGCAGGAGCGCGAgcggaggcagcagcagcagcagcagagtggggg TGTCCTTAAGCGGGGGATCAGAGCCGCGGGCGCCTCGTCCTCGGCCGCGCAGGCCGCCTCCAA tggcCCACCGAAGTCCAGTGCTACCCAGCTAGGAGTTTCAGGGGGGCAGGGAGCTCCCACACCGCCCCCCGTCTCCCAGGACTCCATTCCTGTATCTGGACCAG TGACAGCTCCTGTTCCCAGGCCGCTGGGCTCCATTCAGAGACCAAACAGCTTCCTCTTCCGTTCATCCTCTCAGAGCGGCTCTG GCCCTTCCTCTCCAGAGTCCGTTGTGAGATCGCGGCCGTTTCCTCAGACTCTGGACGAGAAGGAGCTAATGTCCCAACTTCGCCAG ATCCTGGAGTCCCGGCTGCAGCAGCCCCTGCCTGAGGACCTGGCAGAGGCCCTCGCCAACGGGGTCATCCTCTGCCAGCTAGCCAACCAGCTGCGGCCCCGCTCTGTCCCCTTCATTCATGTGCCCTCACCTGCTGTG CCAAAGCTCAGTGCCCTCAAGTCTCGGAAGAACGTGGAGAGTTTCTTAGAAGCCTGTCGAAAAATGGGTGTGCCTGAG gagTCCCTGTGCCAGCCCCACCACATCCTGGACGAGGAGGGGGCCCCTGGAAGGGGCCTCCCTCACATCGCTGCTGTCCTCCACGCACTTCTGGAACAGCCTTAG
- the Sap25 gene encoding histone deacetylase complex subunit SAP25, with protein MLPWLGPWGTGRGEAAGEPGPSTAGDHGSGGGGDGSSGEETTEEPGLPAQGSSPQPRALSPSEAGARPSPPSGHLAPEQAAAEEAAPGPLSPQVTAQVTPSRMTPLPLWDPSHEAKARPQLVGPGCGSGVSLSSRTLCHPSWPMYDAWGRIPTSGHPEEERVARDAGLPVTSYDDVFLLDPLLPCGQRVPLYLSKPPQQAVGARRLLLPPPIVSSSVRPSPSQACSSAWLSEAEMIALTGLLQMSQSEPRSQAPAGPLTSASCPDPAAEGPGPRGGQSCSGSTDPGPTHSPDTHCS; from the exons ATGCTGCCCTGGCTCGGGCCGTGGGGCACAGGCCGGGGGGAGGCGGCGGGGGAGCCAGGCCCCTCCACAGCCGGTGACcacggcagcggcggcggcggagacGGGAGCTCTGGAGAGGAAACCACGGAAGAGCCCGGCCTGCCTGCGCAGGGCAG CAGCCCACAGCCCCGGGCGCTCAGCCCATCTGAGGCCGGAGCAAGGCCGTCGCCGCCCTCCGGTCACCTGGCCCCCGAGCAGGCCGCCGCCGAAGAAGCAGCCCCAG GACCTCTTTCTCCCCAGGTGACCGCCCAGGTCACCCCCTCGAGGATGACCCCGCTGCCACTCTGGGATCCCAGCCACGAGGCCAAGGCCAGACCTCAGCTGGTG GGGCCCGGCTGTGGGTCGGGCGTGTCTTTGTCCAGCAGGACTCTGTGTCATCCTTCCTGGCCTATGTATGACGCCTGGGGTCGCATCCCTACCTCGGGGCATCCAGAAGAAGAGCGGGTGGCCAGGGATGCAG GGCTCCCGGTGACGAGCTATGATGATGTCTTTCTCTTGGACCCTCTGCTGCCCTGTGGGCAGCGCGTTCCCCTCTACCTGTCCAAGCCCCCTCAGCAG GCAGTGGGCGCTCGGAGGCTGCTGCTCCCACCTCCCATCGTGTCCTCCTCGGTGCGTCCCTCGCCATCCCAGGCCTGCTCCTCCGCCTGGCTCAGCGAAGCAGAGATGATCGCCCTCACTGGCCTGCTGCAGATGAGCCAGAGCGAGCCGCGCTCTCAGGCCCCGGCaggccctctgacctctgccagcTGCCCAGACCCTGCCGCTGAAGGCCCAGGCCCCAGGGGTGGCCAGAGCTGTTCTGGGAGCACTGACCCGGGCCCCACACACAGCCCAGATACCCACTGTTCATAG
- the LOC102925735 gene encoding uncharacterized protein LOC102925735 produces MKPAGSGPTAGPTVSPGAESTDASLGPPFPWPCPPDVRLCGHLRKQKSQRRRFFVLRADPPRLECYESEKKFLAGGCRPPRPRRSVSLEGACTISKRADARQRHLIVVYTSDSSLGVAAASEVEQQVWYSALLEVRASAAAAAATAMGLSPREAPESWIFAPFQDVWPVTLRSKGLGRARGLSSGSYRLCLGSGSLSLLRKPGSKGSRDSRASPPPALRLSLLSVRRCGHADSFFFLELGRSAPTGPGELWMQAPDAVVAQSIHETVLAAMKRLGSSGSSGKDEPPSGEPPKSASAAPAPAPYETPTSAAQPRSPGEREKQDYLKALERLGPAPSYKGLDLDGDYIAMGVRDDYVHMGGGEAGDYMWMAPPGLPPTPARVALGKSLQDSEGTEYMPMNRFLPGPLYYELKARDPEPGHQGFPRSIRDRWGPTEAQAHSSQRSELSGDYMYIPDYVGMNSVKPGSLDNCLNYVDLDLVPPLEVPGAAPRESPHSYASIKF; encoded by the exons ATGAAGCCGGCAGGTTCGGGCCCCACAGCGGGTCCCACGGTCTCCCCCGGGGCCGAGTCCACCGACGCGTCCCTTGGCCCGCCGTTTCCCTGGCCCTGCCCACCCGACGTGCGGCTCTGTGGCCACCTGCGGAAGCAGAAGTCCCAGCGCCGCCGCTTCTTCGTCCTGCGCGCGGACCCTCCGCGCCTGGAGTGCTACGAGAGCGAGAAGAAGTTCCTGGCCGGCGGCTGCCGCCCGCCGCGACCCCGGCGCAGCGTGAGCCTGGAGGGCGCCTGCACCATCAGCAAGCGCGCCGATGCCCGCCAGCGCCACCTGATCGTCGTCTATACCAGCGACAGCAGCCTGGGCGTCGCGGCGGCCAGCGAAGTGGAGCAGCAAGTGTGGTACAGCGCCCTGCTGGAGGTGCGCGCCTCCGCCGCTGCGGCTGCCGCCACGGCTATGG GTCTCAGTCCCCGAGAGGCCCCCGAGTCTTGGATCTTCGCCCCGTTCCAGGACGTCTGGCCTGTGACACTGAGGTCCAAGGGGCTGGGCCGAGCACGAGGCCTGAGCAGCGGCAGCTATCGCCTGTGCCTGGGCTCTGGGTCCCTGAGCCTCCTGCggaagccaggaagcaaaggCTCCAGAGACAGCCGGGCATCGCCACCCCCGGCCCTGCGCCTGTCCTTGCTCAGCGTGCGCCGCTGCGGCCATGCGGACTCCTTCTTCTTCCTGGAACTCGGGCGCTCGGCGCCCACGGGTCCCGGGGAGCTGTGGATGCAGGCGCCTGATGCAGTGGTGGCCCAAAGCATTCACGAGACCGTCCTGGCTGCCATGAAGAGGCTGGGGAGCAGTGGAAGCAGTGGGAAGGACGAGCCACCGTCCGGAGAGCCTCCCAAGAGTGCTTCTGCAGCCCCTGCCCCGGCACCGTATGAAACCCCTACTTCTGCAGCGCAACCACGAAGCCCCGGtgagagagaaaagcaggacTACCTCAAGGCCTTGGAAAGGCTGGGGCCCGCCCCCTCCTACAAGGGGCTAGATCTGGATGGGGACTATATCGCCATGGGAGTCAGGGATGACTACGTGCACAtggggggaggagaggctggTGACTACATGTGGATGGCACCCCCaggccttcctcccacccctgccaGGGTAGCTCTGGGCAAGTCGCTTCAGGATTCTGAGGGCACAGAATACATGCCCATGAACAGATTCTTACCAGGGCCTTTGTACTACGAGCTCAAGGCCAGGGATCCTGAACCTGGGCATCAGGGTTTCCCCCGCAGCATTAGGGACAGATGGGGACCCACAGAGGCTCAGGCCCACTCGTCCCAACGTTCAGAACTATCTGGGGACTACATGTACATCCCAGACTATGTAGGAATGAACAGTGTTAAGCCAGGATCTCTGGACAACTGCCTCAACTACGTGGACCTGGACCTAGTGCCCCCCTTGGAGGTGCCCGGAGCAGCCCCCCGGGAGAGTCCACATAGCTATGCCAGCATCAAGTTCTAG